The Arachis hypogaea cultivar Tifrunner chromosome 14, arahy.Tifrunner.gnm2.J5K5, whole genome shotgun sequence genome has a segment encoding these proteins:
- the LOC112742497 gene encoding probable zinc transporter 10, which translates to MGASNNTCSIKGLIVALCFHQMFEGMGLGSCILQAQYKLLKRMVLVLLFSITTPFGIALGIGLSKIYKENSPSALITVGMLNASSAGLLIYMALVDLLSTDFMSPRLQNNIKLQFKSYVAVFLGAAGMSIMTK; encoded by the coding sequence ATGGGTGCTTCAAATAACACATGCTCCATAAAAGGCCTTATAGTGGCCCTTTGCTTCCATCAAATGTTTGAAGGCATGGGTCTTGGCAGTTGCATTCTTCAGGCCCAATACAAGTTGTTAAAGAGGATGGTGTTAGTGTTGTTGTTCTCAATTACAACTCCATTTGGAATCGCATTAGGAATTGGATTGTccaaaatctacaaagagaacagcCCAAGTGCCCTAATCACAGTTGGTATGCTTAATGCTTCATCAGCTGGGCTTTTAATCTATATGGCATTGGTTGACCTTCTCTCTACTGATTTCATGAGTCCAAGATTACAGAACAACATTAAGCTCCAATTCAAGTCTTACGTTGCTGTCTTTCTGGGTGCTGCTGGCATGTCTATCATGACAAAATAG